The Carnobacterium mobile DSM 4848 genome includes a window with the following:
- a CDS encoding metallophosphoesterase codes for MSGWSSFGIIVGLIVLLVMYLLAQNKWIQIKHFHVRLPYSDKGLRGKKIVQLSDTHIPRQGVSLLQLVKKVAAEKPDLIVLTGDLIDVRYDLPKEKLQNFTQSLVSIAPTYAVTGNHDFGSGRLQEWEDVLTKAGVRVLIDEAEWIDFEQAGFVLMGLSEKEDFDLAPKPILRDVVLTEGMQKQPKVLLAHHPEFFEEYLMDLTRAPDLILSGHAHGGQFRLPFIGGLFSPGQGKFPKYTDGVYYDPEIPGKRMIVSRGIGNSTFPFRFNNRPEVVVVTLD; via the coding sequence ATGTCAGGATGGAGTAGTTTTGGAATAATAGTAGGTTTGATTGTTTTATTAGTGATGTATTTGCTTGCACAGAACAAGTGGATACAAATCAAACATTTTCATGTAAGATTGCCTTATTCAGATAAAGGCTTAAGAGGTAAAAAAATTGTGCAATTATCGGATACCCATATACCGCGACAAGGAGTCTCGCTGCTGCAGCTCGTTAAGAAAGTAGCTGCTGAAAAACCTGACTTGATCGTGTTGACAGGAGACCTGATCGATGTACGCTATGATTTGCCAAAAGAGAAATTACAAAATTTCACTCAATCTTTGGTTTCAATCGCGCCCACTTATGCGGTTACTGGTAACCATGATTTCGGTAGTGGACGGCTGCAAGAATGGGAAGACGTTTTAACCAAAGCAGGAGTGCGTGTATTAATCGACGAAGCAGAATGGATCGATTTCGAACAAGCTGGTTTTGTTTTGATGGGCCTATCAGAAAAAGAAGATTTTGATCTTGCGCCGAAACCGATCCTTAGAGATGTCGTCTTAACAGAAGGTATGCAAAAACAGCCGAAAGTATTATTAGCGCATCACCCAGAATTTTTTGAAGAATATTTAATGGATTTGACCAGAGCACCCGATTTGATTTTGAGTGGTCATGCCCATGGCGGTCAGTTTCGCCTGCCGTTTATCGGCGGTCTTTTTTCTCCCGGTCAAGGGAAGTTTCCAAAATATACGGATGGCGTCTACTATGACCCTGAAATACCTGGGAAACGCATGATTGTTAGTCGAGGAATCGGCAACTCGACATTCCCGTTCCGTTTTAATAATCGTCCGGAAGTAGTCGTGGTCACATTAGATTAG
- a CDS encoding signal peptidase I — translation MKTIKTILNSVATLVVLLFVGIAAVSFFSAPKASGLFGYKNYTVVSGSMEPVLSPGDFIFVEMKPYQAVKEKDLITFSSNDEIVTHRVVRKSAEWLTELLILHNLQAKIQQVILEYKVGFQHYQFDSKEDQLLTNISYRS, via the coding sequence GTGAAAACGATAAAAACAATTCTTAATAGCGTTGCAACGCTGGTTGTCCTGCTCTTTGTAGGTATAGCAGCTGTCAGCTTCTTTTCAGCTCCGAAAGCAAGTGGTTTATTCGGTTATAAGAACTACACAGTTGTGAGCGGCAGTATGGAACCCGTATTGTCCCCAGGTGATTTTATTTTTGTAGAAATGAAACCATATCAGGCAGTAAAAGAAAAAGATTTGATTACTTTTTCGTCAAATGATGAAATCGTAACGCACCGGGTTGTCCGTAAATCAGCAGAATGGTTGACTGAACTGCTTATTTTACACAATCTACAAGCGAAAATTCAACAAGTGATTTTGGAGTATAAAGTGGGATTCCAGCACTATCAATTTGACTCCAAAGAAGATCAACTATTGACTAACATCAGCTACCGATCTTAA